From the Saccharomycodes ludwigii strain NBRC 1722 chromosome I, whole genome shotgun sequence genome, one window contains:
- the SEC72 gene encoding Sec63 complex subunit SEC72 (similar to Saccharomyces cerevisiae YLR292C | SEC72 | SECretory), with product MSSLIDYNPNSKQIKLTSDIKDIYGTNTDNTALEININQINELSNSLIHSTLALGKITPEPNAKSTTLIKGMFSKSIEALQKKKYEDALKFVTLSIDMMLKARSYYEAFAIQMQELQFMMKHKVDLTLALYSQKYAKNNTTAESSSTTDDGQDMLILCLQDLEMLCSLGLLADPQISLRKTDVYMKLGEFIKAKAEAERGLALVTDLLTSRKVANPAQIKDLSLKLKLLFVSAERAILKENGDL from the coding sequence atgtcctCATTGATTGATTATAATCCAAATAGCAAGCAAATTAAACTAACTTCCGATATCAAAGATATCTATGGTACTAATACCGATAACACAGCGCTTGAAATTAACATTAATCAAATAAATGAGCTATCTAACTCATTGATCCATAGTACCCTGGCCTTGGGAAAAATAACACCTGAACCAAATGCTAAAAGCACAACTTTGATTAAAGGTATGTTTAGTAAAAGTATCGAAGCtttacagaaaaaaaaatatgaggATGCTCTAAAGTTTGTTACTTTAAGTATAGATATGATGTTAAAGGCACGTTCTTATTATGAGGCCTTTGCTATACAAATGCAAGAGTTGCAATTTATGATGAAACATAAAGTCGATTTAACATTGGCTTTATATTCACAAAAATATGCTAAAAACAATACTACTGCAGAAAGTAGCAGTACAACTGATGATGGCCAGGATATGCTAATTTTATGTTTACAAGATTTAGAAATGCTCTGTTCATTGGGCTTGTTGGCAGATCCACAAATAAGTTTACGTAAAACAGATGTTTATATGAAATTGGGTGAGTTTATTAAGGCTAAAGCAGAAGCTGAACGTGGTCTAGCTTTGGTTACTGATTTGCTTACTTCTCGTAAAGTTGCTAACCCTGCTCAAATCAAAGATTTAAGTCTGAAgttgaaattattatttgtcaGTGCTGAACGTGCTATCTTGAAGGAAAATGGCGATTTataa
- the GCD7 gene encoding translation initiation factor eIF2B subunit beta (similar to Saccharomyces cerevisiae YLR291C | GCD7 | General Control Derepressed) has protein sequence MSINSSKSTPALSSLNNNVNATSLTTNNDINVQINAFIDKLKRRQIQGSYEISLETLQLLKRFIGFIKFSSIDELFTKLSQLGYQLEKAQPREFSCGNMIRRLLYIIKEELLSDQQQQQQQEQQQQQQQQGSSTHNAASITTSAEPMISSMFNLLQTPENNDNSKFKISLKTLKAKNTDVRQLMIQGIKDLIDEISNIDDGIFSIAIDLIHDREILLTPTPDSKTVLKFLLKAKKQGGRNFTVLVTEGYPTNTKRAHEFAWKLSSNGIDTVVIPDSMVFSVMSRVGKVILGCKQIFSNGACIASTTGVTSCCECAKEFKTPVFAVAGLYKLSPLYPFNISDFIEIGSGGHISLDRLMTVNPLDDYVPPENIDIVITNIGGFAPSFMYRIVWDNYKQEDVVFAPVTGNLY, from the coding sequence ATGTCTATTAATAGTTCAAAATCAACACCAGCTTTGTCATCCTTAAATAACAACGTTAATGCAACTTCACTAACAACAAATAACGACATTAATGTTCAAATAAATGCATTTATAGATAAATTGAAGAGAAGACAAATACAAGGGTCTTACGAAATCTCTTTAGAAACGTTACAATTGTTAAAAAGATTCATtggttttataaaattcTCCTCTATCGATGAGTTATTTACGAAGTTATCCCAATTGGGCTATCAATTGGAAAAAGCTCAACCTAGAGAATTCAGTTGCGGTAATATGATTAGAAGATTACTATACATTATCAAAGAAGAATTACTATCAGAtcagcagcaacaacaacaacaagaacagcagcagcagcaacaacaacagggTAGCTCTACTCATAATGCAGCTAGTATTACTACTTCTGCGGAGCCTATGATCAGTAGCatgtttaatttattacaGACACcagaaaataatgataatagtaaatttaaaatatcattaaaaaCGCTAAAAGCAAAAAACACAGATGTAAGGCAACTAATGATTCAAGGAattaaagatttaattgatgaaatatcaaatatagACGACGGAATTTTCTCTATTGCTATTGACTTAATTCATGATAGAGAAATATTACTAACTCCAACACCAGACTCTAAAACagttttgaaatttttattgaagGCCAAAAAACAAGGTGGCAGAAATTTTACCGTTTTAGTCACCGAAGGTTATCCAACAAATACTAAAAGAGCCCATGAATTCGCTTGGAAATTGAGCTCCAATGGCATCGACACCGTTGTTATTCCAGATAGCATGGTTTTTAGTGTCATGTCCAGGGTTGGTAAAGTTATTTTGGGTTgcaaacaaatttttagCAATGGTGCTTGTATAGCTTCGACAACAGGCGTTACTTCTTGTTGCGAATGCGCCAAAGAGTTCAAAACACCTGTGTTTGCTGTTGCTGGGCTATATAAGTTGAGCCCCTTGTACCCTTTTAATATATCAGATTTTATAGAAATCGGTAGCGGCGGCCATATCAGTCTCGATAGATTGATGACGGTTAACCCGTTGGATGATTACGTTCCTCCAGAAAATATAGATATTGTAATTACTAATATTGGTGGGTTTGCTCCAAGTTTTATGTATAGAATTGTTTGGGACAATTACAAACAAGAAGATGTGGTATTTGCACCAGTCACTGGTAACCTTTACTAG
- the ATP14 gene encoding F1F0 ATP synthase subunit h (similar to Saccharomyces cerevisiae YLR295C | ATP14 | ATP synthase), whose translation MFALKRVALQTTSRRLLSSTLIRRNVIQDLYLKELNSVRLPEINLADANVKHWSPPVAPVFTNELANATDAKTLKSYEEEPVEVVQTNAAEEGADASTAAEEDWLVLEEEPEEEHH comes from the coding sequence aTGTTTGCATTAAAAAGAGTTGCACTTCAAACCACTTCCAGAAGATTATTGTCCTCCACCTTAATCAGAAGAAATGTTATTCAAGACTTATATTTGAAAGAATTAAACAGCGTCAGATTGCCAGAAATTAACTTAGCTGATGCCAACGTCAAACATTGGTCTCCACCAGTTGCTCCAGTTTTCACTAATGAATTGGCCAATGCTACTGATGcaaaaactttgaaaaGTTATGAAGAAGAACCAGTTGAAGTTGTTCAAACTAATGCCGCTGAGGAAGGTGCCGATGCTTCCACTGCTGCTGAAGAAGACTGGTTGGTTTTAGAAGAAGAACCTGAAGAGGAACACCATTAA
- the MEC3 gene encoding Mec3p (similar to Saccharomyces cerevisiae YLR288C | MEC3 | Mitosis Entry Checkpoint), giving the protein MRLKLSVNSLDTSREFQVFYKSLYNASLIRKNIILKFTKQLLYVISIPDNSTTSINEPELWIRIVTELLFQDFIIESVRDNNIVFEISLEPLLQALRKYDSVIKQGNHSPTHGLNSDGNIEEDPVLTSINHNNTSAKMKKKPPYGNLEIRLIRPPAEWHIPKGSSTSIMGAINISFHEYLNINNENLINSGNSNNNDVKNDNLEFSEYTSYGGKVIDHSFKIPIRLLTKTQDDKIRQPKINKDNQIVLSLPSFQSEFGRAFSNFMKRPERFKSLQNVQICSRNKGAEFKCIVDELDWFLEISWNGLLETLNYEELDQDSCNTESYGNNNIKDNDEPEENLTEHLKEVSKNANNSYYNEYIDDQEGNDSIHETEAELVLDKDSHEKQNGDNHIKRDKKDKKMNDHSVIIKSRDWKLCNKIYENLGEDDILCVSHDQYCLLHCAVNADNDDDLTFAEISYYIHRSKHIS; this is encoded by the coding sequence ATGAGACTTAAATTATCTGTAAACAGCCTGGATACATCTAGGGAATTTCAAGTTTTTTACAAATCGTTATACAATGCGAGCTTAATacgaaaaaatattattttaaaatttactAAGCAGCTACTATATGTTATTTCCATACCAGATAATTCCACAACATCAATTAATGAACCTGAATTATGGATTAGAATTGTAactgaattattatttcaagattttattattgaatcAGTAAGGGACAACAATATTGTGTTTGAAATTTCATTGGAGCCGCTGCTACAGGCTTTACGAAAATATGATTCTGTTATAAAACAAGGAAATCATTCTCCCACACACGGATTGAATTCAGATGGTAATATTGAGGAAGATCCGGTTTTAACATCAAttaatcataataacaCAAGCGCcaagatgaaaaaaaagcctCCTTACGGAAATTTAGAAATAAGGCTAATACGACCACCTGCTGAATGGCACATACCCAAAGGTAGTTCAACTAGTATAATGGGTGCTATTAATATTAGTTTCCatgaatatttaaatatcaATAACGAAAACTTAATAAATTCAGGGAATAGCAATAACAACGACGTTAAAAATGACAACTTAGAATTCTCAGAATATACTTCTTACGGGGGTAAGGTAATTGATCATTCCTTTAAAATTCCCATTAGGCTGTTAACCAAGACACAAGACGATAAAATTAGACAGCCAAAGATCAATAAAGATAACCAAATAGTGTTGAGTTTGCCGTCCTTCCAAAGTGAATTTGGAAGGgctttttccaattttatGAAAAGACCAGAAAGATTCAAAAGCCTACAAAACGTCCAGATATGTTCCAGAAATAAGGGAGCCGAGTTTAAATGCATTGTTGATGAATTAGATTGGTTTTTGGAAATTTCGTGGAATGGATTACTAGAAACTTTAAATTACGAGGAACTAGATCAGGATAGTTGTAACACAGAAAGCTatggaaataataatatcaaagaTAATGACGAACCAGAAGAAAATTTAACAGAGCATTTGAAAGAGGTATCCAAAAACGCTAATAACTCATATTATAATGAATACATTGATGACCAAGAGGGAAATGATAGTATCCACGAGACAGAAGCGGAATTAGTTTTAGACAAAGACTCACacgaaaaacaaaatggtGATAATCACATCAAAAGAgataaaaaagacaaaaagaTGAATGATCATAGCGTAATAATTAAGAGTAGAGATTGGAAATTatgtaataaaatatacgAAAATCTAGGGGAAGACGATATTTTGTGTGTTTCCCATGACCAATATTGCTTATTGCATTGTGCAGTAAATGCAGACAATGACGACGATCTAACGTTTGCTGAAATTTCATATTATATTCACAGATCCAAACACATATCATAA
- the GSP1 gene encoding Ran GTPase GSP1 (similar to Saccharomyces cerevisiae YOR185C | GSP2 | Genetic Suppressor of Prp20-1 (paralog of YLR293C | GSP1)) — MAEQQQQIPTFKLVLVGDGGTGKTTFVKRHLTGEFEKKYIATIGVEVHPLSFFTNFGEIKFDVWDTAGQEKFGGLRDGYYINAQCAIIMFDVTSRITYKNVPNWHRDLVRVCENIPIVLCGNKVDVKERKVKAKTITFHRKKNLQYYDISAKSNYNFEKPFLWLARKLAGNPQLEFVASPALAPPEVQVDETLMKQYQQEMEQATALPLPDEDDADL; from the coding sequence ATGGctgaacaacaacaacaaattccTACTTTTAAATTAGTTTTAGTTGGTGATGGTGGTACTGGTAAAACCACCTTTGTTAAAAGACACTTAACTGGtgaatttgaaaagaaatatattgcTACTATTGGTGTTGAAGTTCATCCATTAAGTTTCTTTACCAATTTTGGtgaaattaaatttgatGTTTGGGATACCGCTGGTCAAGAAAAATTTGGTGGTTTAAGAGATGGTTACTATATTAACGCTCAATGTGCCATTATTATGTTTGATGTCACTTCTAGAATCACTTATAAAAACGTTCCAAATTGGCACAGAGATTTAGTTAGGGTTTGTGAAAACATCCCTATTGTTTTATGTGGTAACAAAGTTGATgttaaagaaagaaaggtCAAAGCTAAAACTATTACTTTCCACAGAAAGAAGAACTTGCAATATTACGATATCTCTGCCAAGTCTAATTACAACTTTGAAAAGCCATTCTTATGGTTAGCAAGAAAATTGGCTGGCAATCCACAATTAGAATTTGTCGCTTCTCCAGCTTTAGCTCCACCAGAAGTTCAAGTCGATGAAACTTTAATGAAACAATATCAACAAGAAATGGAACAAGCTACTGCCTTACCATTGCCAGATGAGGATGATGCTGATTTGTAA
- the TUF1 gene encoding translation elongation factor Tu (similar to Saccharomyces cerevisiae YOR187W | TUF1 | mitochondrial translation elongation factor Tu (EF-Tu)) produces MTTALRLVAGKAFPRFVTAPSAFLVTKKNYFSSFSSKVQYAAQFDRSKPHVNIGTIGHVDHGKTTLTAAITKTLADKGGADFLDYSSIDKAPEERARGITISTAHVEYETAKRHYSHVDCPGHADYIKNMITGAAQMDGAIIVVAASDGQMPQTREHLLLARQVGVQKIVVFVNKVDTIDDPEMLELVEMEMRELLTQYGFDGENTPVIFGSALCALEGREPEIGEQRIMKLLDAIDEYIPTPERDLAKPFLMPIEDIFSISGRGTVVTGRVERGELKKNEEVEIVGFNKTPIKTIVTGIEMFRKELEKAMAGDNAGVLLRGTRRDELKRGMVLCKPGSVQAHTKFLASLYILTKEEGGRHSGFGENYRPQLYVRTADVTTVLKFPTEVEDHSKQVMPGDNVEMECELVHPTPIEVGQRFNIREGGKTVGTGLVTRIIE; encoded by the coding sequence atgaCTACTGCTTTACGTTTAGTTGCTGGTAAAGCCTTCCCAAGGTTTGTTACCGCTCCTTCTGCCTTTTTAGttacaaaaaagaattatttctcttccttttcttccAAAGTACAATACGCTGCTCAATTTGACCGTAGTAAGCCTCACGTTAACATTGGTACCATTGGTCATGTTGATCATGGTAAAACTACTTTGACTGCTGCCATCACCAAGACTTTAGCCGACAAAGGTGGTGCTGATTTCTTAGATTATTCTTCTATTGATAAGGCACCTGAAGAAAGAGCTAGAGGTATTACTATTTCTACTGCTCATGTCGAATATGAAACTGCTAAAAGACATTATTCTCACGTTGACTGTCCAGGGCATGCGGATTATATTAAGAATATGATTACCGGTGCTGCTCAAATGGATGGtgctattattgttgttgctgcttCTGATGGCCAAATGCCTCAAACTAGAGaacatttattattggctAGACAAGTTGGTGTTCAAAagattgttgtttttgttaaCAAGGTCGACACTATTGATGATCCAGAAATGTTAGAATTGGTTGAAATGGAAATGAGAGAACTATTGACTCAATATGGCTTTGATGGTGAAAACACTCCAGTTATTTTTGGTTCTGCTTTATGTGCCTTGGAAGGTCGTGAACCCGAGATTGGTGAACAGAGAATTATGAAATTGTTGGATGCTATTGATGAATACATTCCAACTCCTGAAAGAGATTTGGCCAAGCCTTTCTTGATGCCGATCGAAGacattttttcaatttccGGTAGAGGTACTGTTGTCACCGGTAGGGTTGAAAGAGgagaattgaaaaaaaatgaggaAGTCGAAATTGTTGGTTTCAACAAGACTCCAATCAAGACCATTGTCACAGGTATTGAAATGTTTAGAAAGGAATTGGAAAAGGCCATGGCTGGTGATAATGCTGGTGTTTTATTACGTGGTACCAGAAGGGATGAGCTTAAAAGAGGTATGGTTCTATGTAAACCAGGGTCTGTTCAAGCTCATACCAAATTTTTAGCTtctttgtatattttgACCAAAGAAGAAGGTGGCAGACACAGTGGATTTGGTGAAAACTATAGACCACAGTTGTATGTTAGAACTGCCGATGTCACCACTGTTTTGAAATTTCCAACTGAAGTTGAAGATCATTCTAAACAAGTTATGCCAGGTGATAATGTTGAAATGGAATGTGAATTGGTTCACCCAACCCCAATTGAAGTTGGTCAAAGATTCAACATTAGAGAAGGTGGTAAGACTGTTGGTACTGGTTTAGTTACCCGTATCATTGAATAG
- the COQ11 gene encoding ubiquinone biosynthesis protein COQ11 (similar to Saccharomyces cerevisiae YLR290C | COQ11 | COenzyme Q) — MSMKSLLPTVMVFGGNGFLGSKIVTEFLNTNRYNVIVASRSLAGKQHSLSHSPFLQYKSVDIFNPATYKSILTNVDHVVHSIGIINPNENYKKIINSKTPCQFANGLMDYFFKSTTKNTSAVDKNVNQYELYNYQSCKILADVFKDVIKSSNTNTSTHKRSFTYISAEETPLVKNFISADYITTKRKAELHVLQYEDYFTPIILRPGFMYDENSTDTTPRSAIACILNNSNIIKNKSFTCSIQSVSKEVVRKIEDPKFQEGGIITLADIKRDFI, encoded by the coding sequence ATGTCGATGAAGAGCCTTCTACCCACAGTAATGGTTTTTGGCGGCAATGGATTTTTAGGTAGTAAAATTGTAACCGAATTTCTGAATACAAACAGATACAATGTTATAGTAGCTTCAAGGTCACTGGCAGGCAAACAGCACTCATTGTCACATTCGCCCTTTTTGCAATATAAATCGGTAGATATTTTTAACCCAGCAACTTACAAGAGCATTTTAACCAATGTTGACCATGTTGTTCATTCAATTGGTATAATTAATCcaaatgaaaattataaaaaaataattaattccAAAACACCATGTCAATTTGCAAATGGTTTGatggattatttttttaaatccaCAACCAAGAATACTTCTGCTGTTGATAAGAATGTTAACCAATATGAGCTATACAACTATCAGAGTTGTAAAATTTTGGCAGATGTATTCAAAGATGTGATAAAATCATCTAATACCAACACTAGCACACATAAAAGATCATTTACTTATATTTCAGCCGAAGAAACACCATTagtgaaaaattttatatcgGCTGATTATATTACTACCAAGAGGAAAGCTGAATTACATGTTTTACAATACGAAGACTATTTTACCCCAATAATTCTGCGTCCTGGGTTCATGTACGATGAGAACAGTACAGATACAACTCCAAGATCCGCAATTGCTTgcattttaaataatagcaacatcattaaaaataaaagttttactTGTTCAATACAATCTGTTTCCAAAGAAGTTGTTCGAAAGATTGAAGATCCAAAGTTTCAGGAAGGCGGTATTATTACTCTAGCCGATATTAAAAGagattttatataa
- the GUF1 gene encoding GTPase GUF1 (similar to Saccharomyces cerevisiae YLR289W | GUF1 | Gtpase of Unknown Function): MPHVILRRSILINIRSKFNLSKNAFNSPCNGTCQFVFQRRFSSSSSNNTNPKEGPKPTQSSKELQERINSIPIENYRNFSIVAHIDHGKSTLSDRILEYTHTITPELEEITPNSINQPVLKKRAQVLDKLEVERERGITIKAQTCTMIYNYKNQDYLLHLVDTPGHVDFRMEVCRSYASCSGALLLVDATQGVQAQTVANFYLAYSMGLELIPVINKIDLEGSADIPRSKQQVEEMFELDANRCILVSAKTGQNVQEDLLPAIVERIPPPKGVHPEKSFRCLLVDSWYDNFLGVVLLVYVVDGSIKKNTKIVSAHTGNKYDVKQVGIMHPDMTPQDIIRSGQVGYLVPGMKNSREAFIGDTFWQVGKETEVLPGFEEMKSMVFVGAFPADGVDFKSLDDDINRLVLNDRSVSIQRETSNALGQGWRLGFLGSLHASVFKERLEKEYGSSIIITQPTVPYKVIFKDGTEKIVTNPDDFPDISTRKSRILALMEPYVEVIMTLPQEYLGVVMQLCSNNRGKHLELQYLNSTNQAILKYELPLAHLVDDFFGKLKGVSKGYCSLDYEDRGYKKSDLVKLELLINGNSIDALSAVLHKSQVGHVGKLWVQRFKEFVKSQLYEVVIQARADNKVIARETIKARRKDVLAKLHASDISRRKKLLVRQKEGKKMMKSVGNVQIPQEAYQAFLRKD, translated from the coding sequence atgcCACATGTTATTCTTCGACGTTCAATTCTCATTAATATACGTTCAAAGTTTAACTTATCAAAAAATGCCTTCAACTCACCATGCAATGGTACTTGCCAATTCGTATTTCAGAGACGTTTTTCTTCGTCTTCatcaaataatactaatccCAAAGAAGGACCAAAACCAACGCAATCTAGTAAAGAGTTGCAAGAACGTATAAACTCCATACCTATTGAAAACTACCGAAATTTTAGCATTGTAGCGCACATTGATCACGGTAAATCAACATTAAGTGATCGTATTTTGGAATATACACATACTATTACTCCGGAATTAGAAGAAATAACACCAAACTCCATTAACCAACCCGTTCTCAAAAAAAGAGCACAAGTTTTGGATAAATTAGAAGTGGAGAGAGAACGCGGTATCACCATCAAAGCACAAACATGTACTATGATAtacaattataaaaatcaaGATTATTTGTTGCATTTGGTTGATACACCTGGGCATGTTGATTTTAGAATGGAAGTTTGCAGAAGTTACGCCAGTTGTTCTGGTGCACTGTTATTGGTCGATGCGACACAAGGCGTTCAGGCACAGACTGTTGCCAATTTCTATTTAGCTTATTCCATGGGTTTAGAATTGATACCtgttatcaataaaattgatttgGAAGGTAGCGCAGATATCCCACGAAGTAAACAACAGGTGGAGGAGATGTTTGAGTTGGATGCCAATCGTTGCATTTTGGTAAGTGCCAAAACAGGCCAAAACGTTCAGGAAGATTTATTACCGGCCATAGTTGAACGAATTCCACCTCCAAAAGGTGTCCATCCGGAGAAATCATTTCGTTGTTTATTGGTTGATTCTTGGTACGATAATTTTCTGGGCGTTGTTTTGTTGGTATACGTTGTTGATGGGtcaattaagaaaaataccaaaattGTTAGTGCGCACACAGGGAATAAGTACGACGTTAAGCAAGTTGGTATCATGCATCCTGATATGACACCGCAAGATATTATAAGATCTGGGCAGGTTGGATATTTAGTTCCAGGTATGAAGAATTCCAGAGAAGCTTTTATTGGCGATACTTTTTGGCAAGTGGGGAAAGAGACAGAGGTTTTGCCCGGATTTGAAGAAATGAAATCAATGGTATTTGTTGGTGCATTCCCAGCAGATGGGGttgattttaaaagctTAGATGATGATATAAATAGATTGGTTTTAAACGATAGGTCTGTGAGCATACAGCGAGAAACTTCTAATGCGTTAGGTCAAGGCTGGAGATTAGGGTTTTTGGGTAGTTTGCATGCAAGTGTTTTCAAAGAGCGGTTGGAAAAGGAGTATGGCTCTTCCATCATTATTACTCAGCCTACGGTTCCatataaagttattttcAAAGACGGAACAGAGAAAATTGTGACAAATCCAGATGATTTCCCGGATATTTCAACTAGAAAATCAAGGATTCTTGCTTTAATGGAACCGTACGTCGAAGTAATTATGACATTGCCTCAAGAATATTTAGGCGTAGTGATGCAACTGTGTAGTAACAATAGAGGTAAACATTTGGAATTACAATACTTGAACTCAACTAACCAAgctattttaaaatatgaatTACCATTAGCTCACTTGgttgatgatttttttggaaagttAAAGGGGGTTAGTAAAGGCTATTGCTCGCTAGATTATGAGGACCGCGGTTACAAAAAATCTGATCTGGTAAAATTGGAGTTGCTAATTAATGGGAACAGCATTGATGCCTTATCCGCTGTATTGCACAAATCTCAGGTTGGCCATGTGGGGAAATTATGGGTGCAAAGATTTAAAGAATTTGTTAAATCACAACTATACGAAGTGGTTATTCAAGCTAGGGCAGATAATAAAGTCATTGCCAGAGAGACGATTAAGGCACGAAGAAAAGATGTCTTGGCCAAATTGCATGCAAGCGACATTTCtaggagaaaaaaattattggttAGGCAAAAAGaaggtaaaaaaatgatgaagAGTGTTGGCAATGTTCAAATTCCACAGGAAGCATATCAAGCatttttaagaaaagaTTAA
- the YHC1 gene encoding Yhc1p (similar to Saccharomyces cerevisiae YLR298C | YHC1 | Yeast Homolog of human U1C): protein MPRYFCDYCHSYLTHDTLSVRKSHLIGKQHLKLVSDYYVNKYVQLNTLRKGNRKQQLTKHKNDGYRAILIKQYKDKLYANIKYRLKFNNKSFYYGSNKLKKLIFKKLAIKRKLYEIRYKNLIYKNVKVIKRRKEGNLMAKGKREIINGTTTNTKIKYKYIVDSSNGILNWLYIGSPGYNKVFHLDNRLDTMEFILKNKLPQRANNGNVDSNIDPKNNNNHNKNKANSNTGKQITKTVSTRSMLFKNITPNSVVSRPSINKAHPKVVLLPPKTLKIWNINNTNSTNKKNNSNVLLNEQLQSQCNIFRIDNRTHRLLLNTLIKKTRSGNNGNGLNNSYSRLLSSYNNNASRFGTKLRSKNALTKKYNVNGSNSVINRNNNTGGTFNSSHNRGFQSRKRTADNYINNNIATTASSVFKKRRFESNQYQTRPQLKTYNNVKKDSTYGSFNKVNINNKNKYNNFNGGNMKNNTNRYNVAMTPGTINKRFNNYSDNKGNTRSFSSRYYNNPSSRYSNNNSSNNNNNASRYNNNNK, encoded by the coding sequence ATGCCTAGGTACTTTTGTGATTATTGTCATTCCTATCTAACACATGATACGTTGAGTGTAAGAAAATCTCATTTGATTGGAAAACAACATTTAAAACTGGTATCTGACTACTATGTTAACAAATATGTTCAATTGAATACATTAAGGAAAGGAAATAGGAAACAACAATTAACTAAGCATAAAAATGATGGATACCGTGCTATTTTAATTAAGCAATATAAGGATAAACTATATGccaatattaaatataggctaaaatttaataataagtCTTTCTATTACGGgtcaaataaattaaaaaaattaatattcaaGAAATTGGCTATAAAGAGAAAGTTATATGAAATAAGGTATAAGAATttaatttacaaaaacgttaaagtaataaaaagaagaaaagaaggaaacTTAATGGCTAAGGGTAAAAGggaaattattaatggtACCACTACTAataccaaaataaaatataaatacattGTTGACAGCTCTAATGGAATATTAAATTGGTTATACATTGGATCACCCGGTTATAATAAGGTTTTCCATTTAGATAATAGGTTGGATACCAtggaatttattttgaaaaacaaattgcCCCAAAGAGCAAATAATGGGAATGTTGATAGTAATATTGAtcctaaaaataataataatcataataaaaataaggcCAACAGTAATACTGGAAAGCAAATCACAAAAACTGTCAGTACCAGATCTATgttattcaaaaatataactcCAAATAGTGTTGTCTCTAGGCCTTCTATCAATAAAGCACATCCTAAAGTTGTCTTATTACCGCctaaaacattaaaaatatggaatattaacaataccaactctacaaataaaaagaataactCTAACGTTCTGCTAAATGAACAACTACAATCACaatgtaatatttttagaattGATAATAGAACCCACAGACTATTATTGAATACcttgattaaaaaaactagaAGTGGTAATAATGGCAATGGTCTAAACAATAGCTATTCAAGACTGCTTTCATCCTACAATAACAATGCTAGCAGATTTGGTACCAAACTGAGAAGTAAAAATGCtttaaccaaaaaatataacgTCAATGGCAGCAACTCTGTGATTAAtagaaataacaatactggTGGTACTTTTAATAGTAGTCATAACAGGGGATTCCAGTCCAGGAAAAGAACTGCGGATAACTatattaacaacaatattgCGACAACAGCCAGTAGTGTTTTTAAGAAAAGGAGATTTGAATCAAACCAGTATCAAACAAGACCGCAACTGAAAACGTATAACAATGTAAAGAAGGATAGTACTTATGGTAGTTTTAACAAGgttaatatcaataataaaaataaatataataattttaatggGGGTAATATGAAAAACAACACTAACAGATACAATGTAGCAATGACCCCTGGTACGATTAATAAAAGGTTTAATAATTACAGTGATAATAAGGGCAACACGAgatctttttcttcaagaTATTACAATAATCCCAGCAGTAGgtattctaataataatagtagtaataataataataatgctagcaggtataataataataataaataa